The following are encoded together in the Anoplopoma fimbria isolate UVic2021 breed Golden Eagle Sablefish chromosome 13, Afim_UVic_2022, whole genome shotgun sequence genome:
- the LOC129101114 gene encoding calcium release-activated calcium channel protein 1-like has product MSLNEHSLQALSWRKLYLSRAKLKATSRTSALLSGFAMVAMVEVQLERDHKYPPGLLIAFSACTTVLVAVHLFALMISTCILPNLEAVSNVHNLNSVHESPHERMHRHIELAWAFSTVIGTLLFLTEVMLLCWVKFLPLKSTENNSTISSGEAAAIASTCIMVPFGLVFIMFAVHFYRTLVSHKTDRQIKELEQVIQLKNELDQ; this is encoded by the exons ATGAGTTTGAACGAGCACTCCTTGCAGGCTCTGTCATGGAGAAAACTGTACTTGAGTCGAGCCAAGTTAAAAGCCACCAGTCGCACTTCTGCTCTGTTGTCTGGATTCGCGATG GTTGCCATGGTGGAGGTACAGCTGGAGCGGGATCATAAGTATCCTCCCGGGCTGCTGATAGCCTTCAGTGCCTGCACCACAGTTCTGGTTGCAGTGCACCTCTTCGCCCTCATGATCAGCACCTGCATCCTTCCCAATCTTGAGGCCGTCAGCAATGTCCACAACCTCAACTCCGTCCACGAGTCTCCCCACGAGCGCATGCACCGCCACATAGAATTGGCCTGGGCCTTCTCCACAGTAATCGGCACCCTCCTCTTCCTGACAGAGGTGATGCTGCTGTGCTGGGTGAAGTTCTTACCCCTCAAAAGCACCGAAAACAACAGCACCATAAGTTCTGGTGAGGCCGCGGCCATTGCCTCCACCTGCATCATGGTGCCGTTTGGACTGGTTTTTATCATGTTCGCCGTCCACTTTTACCGCACGCTCGTCAGCCATAAAACGGACCGGCAGATCAAAGAGTTGGAACAGGTCATTCAGCTCAAGAACGAGCTGGACCAATGA